In one window of Solanum pennellii chromosome 2, SPENNV200 DNA:
- the LOC107011480 gene encoding aminopeptidase P1-like — MADTLAALRSLMASHSPPLNALIVPSEDYHQSEYVSARDKRRDFVSGFTGSAGIALISMNEALLWTDGRYFLQASQQLSEQWKLMRMGEDPALDIWMADNLPKDAAIGVDPWCISVDTAQKWERAFAKKQQKLVPTARNLVDEVWKNQPPAETNPLIVHPLEFAGCSVADKLKDLRAKLVKEKARAIIITALDEVAWLYNVRGTDVSYSPVVHAFAIVTLTSAFLYVDKRKLSSEANSYMKENGIFVREYGDVSSDTVLLASDQLTPSSADKTPAGLNTETNCGKDTGNGEIQTAELVNDLIWVDTGACCFALYLKLNADKVLLKQSPLAVAKALKNPVEMKGLKNAHIRDGAAVVQYLAWLDRQMQEIYGASGYFAEAESMSKNKLKDLKRLTEVSASDKLEEFRASKEHFRGLSFPTISSVGSNGAIIHYSPEAETCAELDPDQMYLCDSGAQYLDGTTDITRTVHFGKPTPHEKTCYTAVLKGHISLGNARFPNGTNGYALDVLARTPLWKYGLDYRHGTGHGIGSYLNVHEGPHQISFRPSAQNVPLQVSMTVTDEPGYYEDGKFGIRLENVLIVKEGNTKFNFGDKGYLTFEHITWAPYQRKLIDVSLLVPEEIQWLNEYHCKCSEILAPYLNQSEMEWLKNATAPIAA; from the exons ATGGCGGACACTCTCGCAGCTCTGAGGTCTTTGATGGCTTCTCACTCTCCTCCTCTCAATGCTTTAATCGTTCCTTCCGAAGATTATCATCAG AGCGAATATGTTTCCGCACGAGATAAGAGGCGCGATTTCGTCTCTGGATTCACCGGAAGTGCTG GTATAGCGCTTATATCAATGAACGAAGCACTTCTGTGGACCGATGGTCGCTACTTTTTGCAGGCATCTCAGCAGCTTAGTGAGCAATGGAAGCTCATGCGTATGGGAGAAGACCCTGCACTTGATATTTGGATGGCAGAT AATCTGCCAAAGGATGCAGCTATTGGTGTTGATCCATGGTGTATATCAGTAGATACTGCACAGAAATGGGAGCGTGCTTTTGCTAAGAAACAGCAAAAGTTGGTTCCAACAGCTAGAAACTTGGTAGATGAAGTCTGGAAAAATCAGCCACCTGCCGAAACAAATCCCTTGATCGTGCATCCTTTAGAATTTGCTGGTTGCTCTGTTGCAGATAAGTTGAAAGATTTGAGAGCAAAGCTTGTAAAGGAAAAAGCTCGTGCCATAATAATAACAGCACTTGATGAA GTTGCCTGGTTGTATAATGTCCGTGGAACAGATGTATCATATAGCCCGGTTGTTCATGCATTTGCTATTGTGACATTGACCTCGGCCTTCTTGTATGTGGATAAAAGAAAGTTGTCATCTGAG GCAAACTCTTACATGAAGGAAAATGGAATTTTTGTACGGGAATATGGTGATGTTAGCTCAGATACAGTCTTACTTGCATCTGATCAACTCACTCCTTCCTCAGCTGACAAAACTCCGGCCGGATTGAATACGGAGACTAATTGTGGCAAGGATACAGGAAATGGTGAAATTCAGACAGCAGAGCTTGTGAATGACCTCATTTGGGTTGACACTGGTGCATGCTGCTTTGCTTTGTACTTGAAATTGAATGCTGATAAAGTCCTCCTTAAGCAGTCACCATTGGCCGTTGCGAAAGCCCTAAAG AACCCTGTTGAGATGAAAGGATTGAAGAACGCCCACATTCGGGATGGAGCAGCTGTCGTGCAATATCTCGCCTGGCTGGATAGGCAG ATGCAGGAAATCTATGGGGCATCCGGTTACTTCGCAGAGGCTGAGAGTATGAGCAAGAACAAACTAAA GGATTTGAAACGGCTTACAGAAGTTTCTGCAAGTGATAAGCTAGAGGAGTTCCGGGCATCTAAAGAG CATTTCAGAGGGCTGAGTTTTCCAACTATTTCATCTGTTGGTTCAAATGGAGCCATTATCCATTATTCACCTGAGGCAGAAACATGTGCTGAACTTGACCCAGATCAAATGTACTTATGTGATTCAGGAGCACAG TATCTGGATGGAACAACTGATATTACACGGACTGTTCATTTTGGAAAACCTACTCCACATGAGAAAACATGTTACACTGCG GTTCTCAAAGGACATATTTCATTGGGTAATGCACGGTTTCCCAATGGAACAAATG GTTATGCTCTTGACGTTCTTGCTCGAACTCCTTTATGGAAGTATGGGCTTGACTATAGGCATGGTACAGGTCATGGGATCGGGTCTTACTTAAATGTCCATGAAG GACCTCATCAGATTAGTTTCAGACCATCAGCGCAGAATGTGCCACTACAAGTTTCAATGACAGTCACAGATG AACCTGGTTACTACGAGGATGGAAAATTTGGTATAAGATTGGAGAATGTGCTTATTGTCAAAGAGGGCAATACTAAGTTCAACTTTGGCGACAAGGGTTACTTGACATTTGAGCATATTACTTGG GCACCATATCAAAGGAAGTTGATTGATGTTAGCCTTCTGGTGCCCGAAGAGATCCAATGGTTGAACGAGTACCACTGTAAATGCTCGGAAATCCTCGCTCCTTATTTGAATCAATCTGAGATGGAATGGTTGAAGAATGCTACTGCACCCATTGCAGCTTGA